ATGCGGAACAGGTTCAGGACAGCCCCCCGATCCCGGACAGTAATCCGGCATCCTCGTTCAGCCACCGTTTCCGCAAGGCAGTCAACCATTACTTCCCTGCAATCTTCCTCCATCCGGCAAAGAAAACCGGGAACCCATTCCGGCTGCGTTTCCCGTCCGCAACGTTTCCGGTTTCCGAATAAGCACACCCTGATGATTCCCAGGGAAACAGGCACAATTTCCCTCCACGGCACCGGTTCACCACAGCCTTGCACACATGAAGAAACCTTTTCATAACCGATAACGTTTCTTCAGGGAAGCGCCCGGGCGGGGAGCGGACCGCAAAGGGTAAAAACTTTCAGTACGGACTTTCAATATCCTATTTTCCCCAGCGTTCCGTGATTCCGCCGTAGGAGTCGATGCGGCGGTCGCGGAAGAAGGGCCAGATGCGGCGGTGGTCTTCCAGAGCATCCAGGTCCAGATCCGCGTACAGGATGGTTTCATCACTGACGGGAGCCTTGGCGACGATCCGGCCGTAATAGTCCGCCACGAAGGACTGGCCCCAGAATTCGCTTTCCCCTTCCGTGCCCACGCGGTTGACGGCGCAGACGTAGCACCCGTTCGCCACGGCATGCCCGCGCTGGACGGTTTCCCACGCGCAGTGCTGCTGTGAGCCCAGCAGGGGCTTTTCTTCCGGCAGCCAGCCGATGGCCGTGGGGTAAAAGAGTATTTCCGCCCCCTGCATGGCGGTGAGGCGCGCCGCTTCCGGATACCACTGGTCCCAGCAGATGAGCACGCCGATGCGTCCGAATTTGGTGTCGAACGCCTTGTAGCCCAGATCTCCGGGCGTGAAGTAGAATTTTTCCTCGAATCCCGGGTCCTGCGGGATGTGCATTTTGCGGTAGATGCCCAGGAAGGTTCCGTCCGCGTCCACCACCCAGGCGGTGTTGTGGTACAGGCCGGTGGCGCGCTTTTCAAATCCGGAGGCCACGATCACCACGCCCAGTTCCGCCGCCAGCTTCTGATGCGCCGCCGTCAGTTCCCCGGGAACCGGTTCCGCCAGGTCGAACAATTCGCATTCCTCCCTTCTGCAGAAGTATTCCGTGGTGAAGAGTTCCTGGGTGCAGATGATCTGCGCCCCGTTCGCGGCGGCCTCCCGGATGGCGGCTTCCGTTTTTTCCTTGTTCACGGCGGGCCGGGCGTCTGCGGACAGTTGAATGAGTGCGATTTTCGGCATGCCTCTTCCTTACCCTGTTTGCCCCCGCATTCCAAGCAGGGAAAATGCGCGCGACGCAATTATTTGATGGAAAACGCGCTAAAAAATGCTATGAATCCTCAATATGGAACCAGCCAACCCCTCCCTGCCCGCCGACGACGTAGCCGCCATTGACCGTCTCGGCACCATTTACAAGGAACTCTCTGCGGAATTGAGCAAGGTCATCATCGGCCAGCAGCGCGTCGTGGAACTTTTGAGCATCGCCCTGTTTTCCCGGGGCCACG
This genomic stretch from Akkermansia biwaensis harbors:
- a CDS encoding carbon-nitrogen hydrolase, whose product is MPKIALIQLSADARPAVNKEKTEAAIREAAANGAQIICTQELFTTEYFCRREECELFDLAEPVPGELTAAHQKLAAELGVVIVASGFEKRATGLYHNTAWVVDADGTFLGIYRKMHIPQDPGFEEKFYFTPGDLGYKAFDTKFGRIGVLICWDQWYPEAARLTAMQGAEILFYPTAIGWLPEEKPLLGSQQHCAWETVQRGHAVANGCYVCAVNRVGTEGESEFWGQSFVADYYGRIVAKAPVSDETILYADLDLDALEDHRRIWPFFRDRRIDSYGGITERWGK